One Pantoea trifolii DNA segment encodes these proteins:
- the dppB gene encoding dipeptide ABC transporter permease DppB — protein sequence MLQFVLRRLGLVIPTFIGITLLTFAFVHLIPGDPVLIMAGERGISPERHAQLMAQFGLDQPMWKQYLTYINGVLHGDLGISLKSRIPVWDEFVPRFKATLELGICAMLFAVAVGIPVGVLAAVKRGSIFDHTAVGISLTGYSMPIFWWGIMLIMLVSVQWNLTPVSGRVSDTIFLDDSHPLTGFMLIDTLFWGEEGDFKDAVMHMILPAIVLGTIPLAVIVRMTRSSMLEVLGEDYIRTARAKGLTRMRVIVVHALRNAMLPVVTVIGLQVGTLLAGAILTETIFSWPGLGRWLIEALQRRDYPVVQGGVLLVAILIIVVNLLVDLLYGVVNPRIRHKK from the coding sequence CCTTCGCGTTTGTCCACTTGATCCCCGGCGATCCGGTGCTGATCATGGCCGGCGAACGCGGTATCTCTCCTGAACGTCACGCGCAACTGATGGCGCAATTTGGCCTCGATCAGCCGATGTGGAAGCAATATCTCACCTACATCAACGGCGTCTTGCACGGTGACCTCGGCATCTCGCTGAAAAGCCGTATCCCGGTCTGGGACGAATTCGTACCACGCTTCAAAGCCACGCTGGAACTGGGCATCTGCGCCATGTTGTTCGCCGTGGCGGTTGGTATTCCCGTTGGCGTGCTGGCCGCAGTAAAACGCGGCTCGATCTTCGATCACACCGCCGTAGGCATCTCGCTCACCGGTTACTCGATGCCGATTTTCTGGTGGGGCATCATGCTGATCATGCTGGTCTCGGTGCAGTGGAACCTCACGCCGGTCTCCGGGCGCGTCAGCGACACCATCTTCCTCGACGACAGCCATCCACTCACCGGCTTTATGCTGATTGATACGCTGTTCTGGGGCGAAGAGGGCGATTTCAAAGATGCGGTGATGCACATGATTTTGCCGGCCATCGTGCTCGGCACCATTCCGCTGGCGGTGATTGTGCGTATGACGCGATCCTCAATGCTGGAAGTGCTGGGTGAAGATTACATCCGTACCGCGCGTGCCAAAGGCCTGACGCGTATGCGTGTGATTGTGGTGCATGCGCTGCGTAACGCCATGCTGCCGGTCGTCACCGTGATTGGTTTGCAGGTCGGTACGCTGCTGGCCGGTGCGATTCTGACCGAAACCATCTTCTCGTGGCCAGGACTTGGTCGCTGGCTGATCGAAGCGCTGCAACGCCGTGACTATCCGGTGGTGCAGGGCGGCGTGCTGCTGGTGGCGATTCTGATCATCGTGGTCAACCTGCTGGTTGATCTGTTGTACGGCGTGGTCAATCCACGTATCCGTCATAAGAAATAA
- the dppC gene encoding dipeptide ABC transporter permease DppC, giving the protein MSAVDPASVTAAPKPMTPLQEFWHYFKRNKGAVIGLVYIVLMLLIAIFADVLAPHAPAEQFRDALLHPPVWQEGGSWSYILGTDDVGRDVLSRLMYGARLSLLVGCMVVVLSLILGVIFGLMAGYLGGVVDAIIMRVVDIMLALPSLLLALVLVAIFGPSIVNASLAITFVALPHYIRLTRAAVLVEVNRDYVTASSVAGAGTLRQMFINILPNCLAPLIVQASLGFSNAILDMAALGFLGMGAQPPTPEWGTMLSDVLQYAQSAWWVVTFPGVTILLTVLAFNLMGDGLRDALDPKLKQ; this is encoded by the coding sequence ATGTCTGCTGTTGATCCCGCAAGCGTAACTGCTGCACCCAAGCCGATGACCCCGTTGCAGGAATTCTGGCACTACTTTAAACGTAACAAAGGCGCGGTAATCGGCCTGGTTTACATCGTTCTGATGCTGTTGATCGCCATCTTCGCTGATGTGCTGGCACCGCACGCACCGGCCGAGCAATTCCGCGATGCCTTGCTGCATCCGCCAGTCTGGCAGGAAGGCGGCAGCTGGAGCTACATTCTCGGTACCGATGACGTGGGCCGCGATGTGCTGTCGCGCCTGATGTACGGCGCGCGCCTGTCGCTGCTGGTCGGCTGCATGGTGGTGGTGCTGTCGCTGATTCTCGGCGTGATATTTGGCCTGATGGCCGGCTACCTCGGCGGCGTGGTTGACGCCATCATTATGCGTGTGGTCGATATCATGCTGGCGCTGCCAAGCCTGCTGCTGGCATTGGTGCTGGTGGCAATCTTTGGTCCGTCGATTGTTAACGCCTCGCTGGCGATTACCTTCGTCGCCTTGCCGCACTATATCCGTCTGACGCGTGCTGCTGTGCTGGTTGAAGTGAACCGCGATTACGTCACCGCTTCGAGCGTGGCGGGTGCCGGTACGCTGCGCCAGATGTTCATCAATATTCTGCCTAACTGCCTGGCACCGCTGATCGTGCAGGCATCATTAGGTTTCTCCAATGCCATCCTCGATATGGCGGCGTTGGGCTTTCTCGGTATGGGGGCGCAGCCGCCAACGCCGGAGTGGGGCACCATGCTCTCCGACGTGTTGCAGTATGCGCAAAGTGCCTGGTGGGTGGTGACATTCCCTGGAGTGACCATTCTGCTAACGGTTCTGGCATTCAACCTCATGGGCGATGGTTTGCGTGATGCACTCGACCCGAAACTCAAGCAGTAA
- the dppD gene encoding dipeptide ABC transporter ATP-binding protein, which produces MALLNVDKLSVHFGDEKTPFRAVDRISYQVEQGQVVGIVGESGSGKSVSSLAIMGLIDYPGRVMAEKLEFNQRDLQKISEKERRQLVGAEVAMIFQDPMTSLNPCYTVGFQIMEALKVHQGGSKRTRRQRAIDLLDQVGIPDPASRLDVYPHQLSGGMSQRVMIAMAIACKPKLLIADEPTTALDVTIQAQIIELLLELQKQENMALILITHDLALVAEAAQHIIVMYAGQVVESGKAVDIFKAPRHPYTQALLRALPEFAADKARLASLPGVVPGKYDRPTGCLLNPRCPYVTDRCRREEPELRDIPGRQAKCHFPLDDAGRPTYES; this is translated from the coding sequence ATGGCGTTATTAAATGTAGACAAGTTATCGGTGCATTTCGGCGACGAAAAAACACCGTTCCGTGCGGTTGACCGCATCAGCTATCAGGTCGAGCAAGGCCAGGTGGTGGGTATTGTTGGTGAATCTGGCTCGGGCAAATCCGTGAGTTCACTGGCGATTATGGGCCTGATTGATTATCCCGGCCGCGTAATGGCGGAAAAACTGGAGTTCAACCAGCGCGACCTGCAGAAAATCTCCGAAAAAGAGCGCCGCCAGCTGGTGGGCGCAGAAGTAGCGATGATTTTCCAGGACCCCATGACCAGCCTCAACCCGTGCTACACCGTGGGTTTCCAGATCATGGAAGCGCTGAAGGTGCATCAGGGCGGCAGCAAACGTACGCGTCGTCAGCGCGCGATTGATCTGCTCGATCAGGTGGGCATTCCTGACCCGGCATCGCGTCTTGATGTCTATCCGCATCAGCTGTCGGGCGGTATGAGCCAGCGCGTGATGATCGCCATGGCGATTGCCTGCAAACCGAAACTGCTGATCGCCGATGAGCCAACCACCGCACTCGACGTCACCATTCAGGCGCAGATCATCGAACTGCTGCTGGAGTTGCAGAAGCAGGAGAACATGGCGCTGATCCTGATTACTCACGATCTGGCGCTGGTGGCCGAAGCGGCACAGCACATCATCGTGATGTATGCCGGACAAGTGGTGGAAAGCGGTAAAGCGGTGGATATCTTCAAAGCGCCGCGTCATCCATATACGCAAGCGCTGCTGCGCGCGCTGCCGGAGTTTGCCGCCGATAAAGCGCGTCTGGCCTCGCTGCCTGGCGTGGTGCCGGGTAAATACGATCGCCCAACCGGCTGCCTGTTAAATCCGCGCTGCCCGTATGTGACCGATCGCTGCCGCCGCGAAGAGCCGGAGCTGCGCGACATTCCGGGCCGTCAGGCCAAATGTCACTTCCCACTGGATGATGCCGGGAGACCGACTTATGAGTCTTGA
- the dppF gene encoding dipeptide ABC transporter ATP-binding subunit DppF, producing the protein MSLDNNQQDYLLQAIDLKKHYPVKKGLFGQERLVKALDGVSFNLERGKTLAVVGESGCGKSTLGRLLTMIETPTEGQLFWHGQDLLKHDPQAQKLRRQKIQIVFQNPYGSLNPRKKISQILEEPLVINTSLTKAERKEKTLEMMAKVGLKTEHYDRYPHMFSGGQRQRIAIARGLMLDPDVLIADEPVSALDVSVRAQVLNLMMDLQQDLGLSYVFISHDLSVVEHIADEVMVMYLGRCVEKGSKEAIFSNPRHPYTQALLSATPRLNPDDRRERIKLTGELPSPLNPPPGCAFNARCRRRFGTCVQLQPKLKQYGDQQIACFAVDQDENQPVGA; encoded by the coding sequence ATGAGTCTTGATAACAACCAGCAGGATTACCTGCTGCAGGCGATTGACCTGAAAAAACACTACCCGGTGAAGAAAGGTCTGTTTGGCCAGGAACGTCTGGTAAAAGCGCTGGATGGCGTCTCGTTCAACCTCGAACGCGGCAAAACGCTGGCGGTGGTGGGTGAATCCGGCTGTGGTAAATCCACGCTGGGCCGCTTGCTGACCATGATTGAAACGCCAACCGAAGGCCAGCTGTTCTGGCACGGTCAGGATCTGTTAAAACACGATCCGCAGGCGCAGAAACTGCGTCGTCAGAAAATCCAGATCGTGTTCCAGAACCCTTATGGTTCGCTCAATCCGCGTAAGAAAATCAGCCAGATTCTGGAAGAGCCGCTGGTGATCAACACCTCGCTGACCAAAGCGGAGCGCAAAGAAAAAACGCTGGAGATGATGGCGAAGGTAGGCCTAAAAACCGAGCATTACGATCGTTATCCGCACATGTTCTCGGGCGGCCAGCGTCAGCGTATCGCGATTGCGCGTGGTTTGATGCTCGACCCGGATGTGCTGATTGCCGATGAGCCGGTCTCCGCGCTCGACGTTTCGGTGCGTGCGCAGGTGCTTAACCTGATGATGGATTTGCAGCAGGATTTAGGCTTGTCCTACGTCTTTATCTCGCATGACCTGTCGGTGGTGGAACACATCGCCGATGAGGTGATGGTGATGTATCTCGGCCGCTGCGTTGAGAAGGGCAGCAAAGAGGCGATCTTCAGCAATCCGCGCCATCCTTACACGCAGGCGCTGCTGTCAGCGACACCACGTCTTAACCCGGACGATCGCCGCGAGCGCATCAAGCTCACGGGCGAACTGCCGAGCCCGCTCAATCCGCCGCCGGGCTGTGCGTTTAACGCGCGCTGCCGTCGTCGTTTTGGCACCTGCGTTCAGTTGCAGCCAAAGCTGAAGCAGTATGGCGATCAACAAATCGCCTGCTTCGCGGTGGATCAGGATGAGAACCAGCCAGTGGGCGCGTGA
- the bcsO gene encoding cellulose biosynthesis protein BcsO, which yields MKNYDDLQRFKEKTQTLDIAFKDMSGQSHEADQSQWALLRQLTTDQEPELGSGQRIDMPQPHPIRGDEFSAPPEPAQAAPDSPARGSILDSLNAPAAAQPETGSSLFPPAPSVKPVSSATPLAPKATLVERQATTSLFPPAKPVAASAAPIAQPAAVAAPAPAAPAPIAPAPAHTFAAAVEPARPAAPAPSRFGALFRSRPAEPANLSKETPLKPLLEKIALCR from the coding sequence ATGAAGAATTACGACGATCTGCAGCGTTTTAAAGAGAAAACGCAGACGCTTGATATCGCTTTTAAGGATATGTCCGGTCAATCGCATGAAGCCGATCAAAGTCAGTGGGCGTTACTGCGTCAATTGACCACCGATCAAGAGCCTGAATTAGGAAGCGGCCAGCGCATTGATATGCCGCAACCGCATCCGATTCGCGGGGATGAATTTAGCGCACCGCCGGAGCCTGCTCAGGCTGCACCTGACAGTCCGGCTCGTGGATCGATTCTCGACAGCCTGAACGCGCCTGCCGCCGCCCAGCCGGAGACCGGCTCATCGCTGTTTCCGCCCGCGCCATCAGTTAAACCGGTGTCGTCTGCTACGCCATTAGCGCCGAAAGCCACGTTGGTGGAGCGTCAGGCCACGACTTCACTGTTTCCGCCGGCCAAACCTGTCGCCGCATCCGCTGCACCAATTGCTCAGCCTGCTGCTGTTGCCGCGCCTGCACCGGCAGCGCCAGCGCCGATCGCGCCAGCCCCTGCGCACACCTTTGCCGCTGCGGTTGAACCGGCACGTCCGGCTGCGCCCGCACCGTCTCGCTTTGGTGCGCTGTTCCGCTCGCGTCCCGCCGAGCCCGCTAATTTGTCAAAAGAAACACCGTTAAAACCGCTACTGGAGAAGATTGCGCTATGCCGTTAG
- the bcsQ gene encoding cellulose biosynthesis protein BcsQ: MPLVCVCSPKGGVGKTTMAANLAWSLARAGSKVLAIDFDVQNALRLHFGVPLNDGRGFVARSEDQADWSQSILTTGGNIFVMPYGEVSEEQRERFEENLVKDPHFLKRGLDTVLNYPGLVIIADFPPGPGPALKAMQALADMHLVVMLADTASVSLLPQIENDRMIGQPLNNKRGHYFVLNQSDNRRNISREVTAFMQQRLGENLLGVVHRDESVAEANASQQSVYDFSPASAAAFDIELVAKRAANILNITVGNGEVQAPIRSHY; the protein is encoded by the coding sequence ATGCCGTTAGTTTGTGTGTGCTCGCCAAAAGGGGGAGTAGGGAAAACCACCATGGCGGCCAACCTTGCGTGGAGTTTGGCTCGCGCTGGCAGCAAGGTCTTGGCAATCGATTTCGATGTTCAGAACGCCTTGCGCCTGCATTTCGGCGTACCGCTGAATGATGGTCGCGGCTTTGTCGCGCGCTCTGAAGATCAGGCTGACTGGAGCCAATCGATTCTGACCACCGGCGGCAACATTTTCGTCATGCCTTATGGCGAAGTCAGTGAAGAGCAGCGTGAACGTTTTGAAGAGAACCTGGTAAAAGATCCGCATTTCCTGAAACGCGGTCTGGACACGGTATTGAATTATCCGGGACTGGTGATTATCGCCGATTTTCCGCCAGGTCCGGGTCCCGCGCTTAAAGCAATGCAGGCACTTGCCGATATGCATTTAGTGGTGATGTTAGCGGATACCGCGTCGGTCTCTTTACTGCCGCAAATTGAAAATGACCGCATGATTGGTCAGCCGCTAAATAATAAACGTGGTCATTATTTTGTGCTTAATCAGAGCGACAATCGCCGCAATATTAGCCGTGAAGTTACCGCTTTTATGCAGCAGCGCCTGGGTGAGAACTTATTAGGCGTGGTACATCGTGATGAAAGTGTCGCGGAAGCCAATGCCTCGCAACAATCTGTTTATGATTTCAGCCCAGCTTCCGCCGCTGCGTTTGATATCGAATTAGTGGCAAAACGCGCAGCCAATATCCTGAATATCACCGTCGGCAACGGCGAAGTTCAGGCACCTATTCGCAGCCACTATTAA
- the bcsA gene encoding UDP-forming cellulose synthase catalytic subunit, with product MSKLGFYLLLLVLAPVAAVIVITPMDSQKQYIFGLISIGMMFLLGFSKSRKITIVMVILSALMSTRYIWWRTTETLQFNSEIEAILGIGLYLAELYVWLILILGFLQTTWPLKRTIEPLPDDTSLWPTVDVYVPTYNESLDVVRDTVLAAQCIDYPRDKLKVYLLDDGKRSEFAVFAADVGVGYITRDDNNHAKAGNLNHAMKITKGELICIFDCDHVATRTFLQATVGPFLKDPRLALLQTPHYFYSPDPFERNLRAARSIPNEGSLFYGPVQQGNDNWNATFFCGSCAVIRRSALEEIGGFAVETVTEDAHTALKMQRLGWGSAFLAIPLAAGLATERLGLHVVQRNRWARGMTQIFRVDNPLFGRGLKWQQRLCYLNAMLHFQFGLPRVAFLTAPLAYLLFNLNIIHSSASLIFAYVLPHLVMSLYVNSRMNGKFRYTFWGEIYETVMCFHLVIPTLLTMLAPKRGKFNVTDKGGLLDQGFFDFHIVRPHVIVAVLLSIGIIAGVVRATAHDYFGVDPYVIALNVGWAVFSLIILMAAIAVARETKQVRKTIRIEVQIPAVIHYASGISSRTKTSDLSMGGAQLDAPDNRHEHDEIEEIDLLLKSGTITIPVSKISGDEESIRLRFGDMPLSRRRELVRVVLARADAWIQPEYKQDNPLVSLGTIIRTVFELFWLTWKDRREKRKRDNQPAAKEDSAA from the coding sequence ATGAGTAAACTCGGGTTTTACCTGCTGCTGCTGGTGCTTGCACCAGTGGCGGCGGTAATCGTCATCACGCCTATGGACAGCCAGAAGCAATATATATTTGGCTTAATCAGCATCGGCATGATGTTTTTACTGGGCTTCAGCAAAAGCCGCAAAATAACTATCGTCATGGTTATCCTATCCGCGCTGATGTCGACCCGATATATCTGGTGGCGCACCACGGAGACGCTGCAATTTAATTCTGAGATTGAAGCGATTCTCGGTATCGGCTTATATCTGGCCGAACTGTACGTCTGGCTGATCTTAATTCTCGGCTTCCTGCAAACCACCTGGCCATTAAAACGCACCATCGAACCTTTGCCGGATGATACCAGCCTGTGGCCGACGGTGGATGTGTATGTTCCAACCTACAATGAAAGCCTCGATGTGGTACGTGATACTGTGCTGGCGGCGCAGTGTATTGATTACCCGCGCGACAAGCTGAAGGTCTATTTGCTGGATGACGGTAAACGCAGTGAGTTTGCGGTATTTGCCGCTGACGTCGGCGTGGGTTACATCACCCGTGACGATAACAATCACGCCAAAGCCGGTAACCTCAACCACGCCATGAAGATCACCAAAGGTGAGCTGATTTGCATCTTCGACTGCGATCACGTGGCTACGCGCACCTTCCTGCAGGCGACGGTCGGTCCGTTCCTGAAAGATCCCAGGCTGGCGCTGCTGCAAACCCCGCACTACTTCTATTCACCGGATCCGTTCGAGCGTAACCTGCGCGCGGCGCGCAGCATCCCGAACGAAGGTTCACTGTTTTACGGCCCGGTACAGCAGGGTAACGATAACTGGAACGCCACCTTCTTCTGCGGCTCCTGTGCGGTGATTCGCCGAAGCGCGCTGGAAGAGATCGGTGGCTTTGCGGTAGAAACCGTGACGGAAGATGCGCATACCGCACTGAAAATGCAGCGTCTCGGTTGGGGCTCGGCCTTCCTGGCGATTCCGCTGGCGGCCGGTCTGGCCACCGAGCGTCTTGGTCTGCACGTGGTGCAGCGTAACCGCTGGGCGCGCGGCATGACGCAGATCTTCCGCGTCGATAACCCGCTGTTTGGCCGTGGATTGAAGTGGCAGCAACGTCTGTGCTACCTCAACGCCATGCTGCACTTCCAGTTCGGCTTGCCGCGCGTGGCGTTCCTGACGGCACCGCTGGCCTACCTGCTGTTCAACCTGAATATCATTCACTCGTCGGCATCGCTGATTTTCGCCTACGTCTTGCCGCATCTGGTGATGTCGCTCTACGTCAACTCACGGATGAACGGCAAGTTCCGTTACACCTTCTGGGGCGAAATCTACGAAACCGTGATGTGCTTCCACCTCGTAATCCCCACGCTGTTGACCATGCTGGCACCGAAGCGCGGCAAGTTTAACGTAACGGATAAAGGTGGCCTGCTCGATCAGGGCTTCTTCGACTTCCACATCGTGCGTCCACACGTGATTGTCGCGGTGCTGCTGTCGATTGGCATCATCGCTGGCGTGGTACGTGCGACGGCGCATGACTACTTTGGCGTCGATCCTTACGTTATCGCCCTCAACGTCGGCTGGGCGGTGTTCAGCCTGATTATCCTGATGGCGGCGATTGCCGTGGCGCGCGAAACCAAGCAAGTGCGTAAAACCATCCGTATTGAAGTGCAGATTCCGGCGGTGATTCACTACGCCAGCGGCATCTCGTCGCGCACGAAAACCAGCGATCTTTCGATGGGCGGCGCGCAGCTGGATGCGCCGGACAATCGTCACGAACACGATGAAATCGAAGAGATCGACCTGTTGCTGAAATCGGGCACCATCACCATTCCGGTGAGTAAAATCTCCGGCGATGAAGAGAGCATCCGTCTGCGCTTTGGCGATATGCCGCTGTCGCGCCGTCGTGAATTGGTGCGCGTGGTGTTGGCGCGCGCGGATGCCTGGATTCAGCCGGAATATAAGCAAGACAATCCACTGGTTTCGCTTGGCACCATTATTCGTACCGTCTTTGAGCTGTTCTGGCTGACCTGGAAAGATCGCCGTGAGAAGCGTAAGCGTGATAACCAGCCCGCCGCAAAAGAGGACAGCGCTGCATGA
- the bcsB gene encoding cellulose biosynthesis cyclic di-GMP-binding regulatory protein BcsB, producing MKNLTQTLLASSLATALLFAPAWAETPAVTQDSGALSDVPPPQGIESAADQQLQQAAGAAPYAPVETAPQTAPEAAPPTAPTTVNETPAEPAASEPAPVAAPEMVLPTVAPTAPAVMPETASATLNQPISSIVSVAQMGQPRGITLTGGQLQSGIVFTLPSDEVITNARLNLSLRVSAALAARNTSLQLMLNGQPLGTLPLGSSDSDVSDYQLDIPAAMVVSSNNLSFKINDADKLLCEKESAQQYQVSILPKTTLSLEGQQLNIGTSLRNFPRPFIDAQRMTPASVTFGFAANAAPDSISAAALVASWMGIQSDYRGIRFPVVRGDLPEHNGILIGHPGDKIGTVTLPATNGPLLQVIDNPNNPVYKLLLVVGANDDQLRQAANRLTTQPLATDASSLNVQPQPIGVRKPYDAPRWINTTRPVRLSELLRKDQSLTTTGIWHDALSVNFRAAPDLFLWDGDTIPVELHYRFPSESWIDENNSFLNVMINGTFLRNLTVNKVGLLESAWHRLGGDARQEHYTLKLEPYLIYGDNQLALYFNIKPKADAPCGVLLNNNIKSRIEEDSWIDLSHTRHFTMLPNLSYFVGASFPFSRLADFSQTTLLLPEQPSDAEISTLLDMASRAGNATGVPLLQNQVLFGLPNGGTNMTRLQQSDLLAVSTTQNNDFNQAMLANTPFDTSGNTLGVKEPTTWDKLRGWLTGDWYRQQLDADRYFSSNEAWRGFVSYRSPWNPDRLVVMTVATSDQQLLRLHEDLNSARINAGIRGDTAIITDENGIRSFRVGPQFPSGEMPWYMMVVWYANQHSVLMALAALLLSALVGGGAWVMLKRHAWRRLNPKVDSKSGKK from the coding sequence ATGAAGAATTTGACGCAAACGTTGCTGGCAAGCTCGCTGGCAACGGCGCTGCTGTTTGCGCCAGCGTGGGCCGAAACCCCGGCGGTCACCCAGGATAGCGGTGCGCTTTCTGACGTGCCGCCGCCGCAAGGCATTGAAAGTGCGGCCGATCAACAGCTGCAACAGGCGGCAGGCGCGGCACCTTATGCGCCAGTAGAAACCGCACCACAAACTGCACCGGAAGCGGCACCGCCAACCGCACCGACAACGGTAAATGAAACGCCCGCCGAACCGGCGGCCAGCGAACCTGCACCTGTAGCCGCACCAGAAATGGTGTTGCCAACGGTCGCGCCAACCGCACCGGCGGTGATGCCAGAGACGGCTTCCGCAACGCTCAACCAGCCAATCAGCAGCATTGTTTCGGTGGCGCAGATGGGCCAGCCGCGCGGCATTACATTGACCGGCGGTCAGCTGCAATCCGGTATCGTGTTCACGCTGCCCAGCGATGAAGTGATCACCAACGCGCGCCTCAATCTGTCGCTGCGCGTCTCGGCGGCGCTGGCAGCACGCAACACCTCGCTGCAGCTGATGCTGAATGGTCAGCCGCTTGGCACTTTGCCGCTGGGCTCCAGCGACAGCGATGTCAGCGATTACCAGCTGGATATTCCGGCGGCGATGGTGGTCTCAAGCAACAACCTCAGCTTCAAGATTAACGATGCCGACAAGCTGCTGTGCGAGAAAGAGAGCGCGCAGCAGTATCAGGTATCGATTCTGCCGAAAACCACGCTGAGCCTTGAAGGCCAGCAGCTGAACATTGGCACCAGCCTGCGTAACTTCCCGCGTCCATTTATCGATGCGCAGCGCATGACGCCCGCCAGCGTCACCTTTGGCTTTGCCGCCAATGCCGCGCCGGACAGCATCAGCGCCGCTGCGCTGGTGGCATCGTGGATGGGCATTCAGTCGGATTATCGCGGCATCCGTTTCCCGGTGGTGCGCGGCGATCTGCCGGAACACAACGGCATTCTGATCGGCCATCCAGGCGACAAGATTGGCACCGTAACCTTGCCAGCCACCAACGGTCCGCTGTTGCAGGTGATCGATAATCCCAACAATCCGGTCTACAAATTGCTGCTGGTGGTCGGGGCGAATGACGATCAGCTGCGTCAGGCCGCTAACCGTTTAACCACTCAGCCGCTGGCGACCGATGCCAGCAGCCTGAACGTGCAGCCGCAGCCGATTGGCGTGCGTAAGCCTTACGATGCGCCGCGCTGGATTAACACTACGCGCCCGGTGCGACTGAGCGAACTGCTGCGTAAAGATCAAAGCCTGACCACCACCGGCATCTGGCACGATGCGCTGAGCGTTAACTTCCGCGCCGCGCCGGATTTGTTCCTGTGGGATGGCGATACCATTCCGGTGGAGCTGCACTATCGCTTCCCATCCGAAAGCTGGATTGACGAGAACAACTCGTTCCTCAACGTGATGATTAACGGCACCTTCCTGCGCAACCTGACGGTAAATAAAGTCGGCTTGCTGGAAAGCGCCTGGCATCGTCTGGGCGGCGACGCGCGTCAGGAGCATTACACCCTGAAGCTCGAACCTTACCTGATTTACGGTGACAACCAGCTGGCGCTCTACTTCAACATCAAGCCGAAAGCGGATGCACCGTGCGGCGTGCTGCTGAACAACAACATTAAGAGCCGCATCGAAGAGGATTCGTGGATCGATCTGAGCCACACGCGCCACTTCACCATGCTGCCGAACCTCTCTTACTTTGTGGGCGCCTCGTTCCCGTTCTCGCGTCTGGCGGACTTCTCACAGACCACGCTGCTGCTGCCGGAACAACCGAGCGATGCGGAGATCTCGACGCTGCTGGATATGGCTTCCCGCGCCGGGAACGCCACCGGCGTGCCGCTGCTGCAAAACCAGGTGCTGTTTGGCCTGCCAAACGGCGGCACCAACATGACGCGTCTGCAGCAGAGCGATCTGCTGGCGGTGAGCACCACGCAGAACAACGACTTTAATCAGGCAATGCTGGCCAACACGCCGTTTGATACCAGCGGCAACACGCTGGGCGTGAAAGAGCCGACCACCTGGGACAAGCTGCGCGGCTGGCTGACCGGCGACTGGTATCGCCAGCAGCTGGATGCCGATCGTTACTTCTCCTCCAACGAAGCGTGGCGCGGCTTTGTCAGCTATCGCTCGCCGTGGAACCCGGATCGCTTAGTGGTAATGACGGTGGCGACCAGCGATCAGCAACTGCTGCGCCTGCATGAAGACCTGAATTCCGCGCGCATCAACGCCGGTATTCGCGGCGATACCGCCATCATCACCGATGAGAATGGCATTCGCAGCTTCCGTGTCGGCCCGCAATTCCCGAGCGGCGAAATGCCGTGGTACATGATGGTGGTGTGGTATGCCAACCAGCACTCGGTGCTGATGGCGCTGGCGGCGCTGCTGCTGTCAGCGTTGGTCGGCGGCGGTGCATGGGTGATGCTGAAACGTCATGCGTGGCGTCGTCTCAACCCCAAAGTTGATAGCAAGTCCGGCAAGAAGTAA